The nucleotide window GATTACCACGACCAGTCATAGTCAAACATTCTTGGGAAAATCCTACAAATTTGAGTGGGATTGCAAGGGTATGCCATCATTCTGGCCAGAAAAACGGGAAAGGTCTTTACTTTCAAAACATCCTTTGACTTAATGTTGTTATGTGATGTCATCTAGGATGTCTAATAATCAGTATTTTAATTTCATCCATATTTAATAGTTACAAACATGTTTTGCATTTTATGAATTCTAGATTGACCAGGGAGAGTTAAAGCTTGAGAAAGATGTTCTAATAATTGTTTATAGCTTATAGCACAAACATTACTATATATTTTCCCTAACTGCAGTTTTGTAGTAACTCCATTAATAAAAATTTAGAACCAAGCTGCCactcttttatattttaacaccTGACTGAAACATGGCaagacagcttttttttttctttttttttttttttttctttttttttttttttttttttacaaatattaaccCACTTCCTGAAAATCACCAATGTGTCTGGTTGATTCCACACCTCTTAATTATAATGTTGATATAATTGCTTTTCTggatttattaacatttttgatTAAGAATAAATAAAGGTTTAACACTCTTTCTCTGTAAGTTTATTACACATTGGGAAATGGCATGTCCCTTACTCAGGATTTGTTTGTGACACTTAGTTCTCTTTTAGATTTTCCCAGTTCATCTATGATCTCATTCTTTTTGCCTAATATAATGTTGTAATGTGGATGAATACCCGTGCTGAACTTGTGGGTGGTTGCCTTGATTGAAACATGATTCTAATGCAAGGaacataatacaaaaaaattcTTTTTTAGTCTATTTGATCTTCCTTTGGTTCACAGTCTTGGAAAGCAAAGAGAGATGGGCCAAACCAATCATAGagtgaatgtaatgtaaaaagAAACAGTTTAGAGCCTCAGTTTCAGTACTTTGTTTTTACCTCTTAGATTGCCAAACTGCTTTACAGAGCACATTATTAAAGTCAACAGAGTCATGTTCTTATGCCATAGACAAGGAAGGAGAGGAAACAGGTCATTAGGTTGAGTGGCCACAATGGGACAGTCTGTAAATAAGGTGCAATATAGTACATAAGTGCATTTAAGTTAAAATAACTTTACTTTTAATCAATTaaacatgtcccctttaataaagaatattgaaaataaacatttgtttacAGACAAATACTGTGgattttcaaaatgtcaaaCCCTCACACCCTCCCCAGGGTTGCCCCTAAAAAAGCAAATTTACAAAAGAAAgcaaattaatttttatataatttacataatgaGATTTCTTTCACATGTCATTCTGAGGGACATCTTTGTTAACGTGATGTAGCATGAATAAAAGGGCAAACTGACATACATAAGTTACCTGAACAGCAAAACATGCTTTCTCATTGAAGTCAGGCTCCTAGGAGAAGTACATGTAACATAATGAAACAAGAAGTAAAACAGCATAACTGCTATTTTCAGTCCCACCCTTACTAAGAGCAGACTGTTTCTTGTTGTTACGTCAAGTGCTCAACCTCCATCAAATATTCAGTCATTCAGCTAGAGGTCCTAGACGTCAAACTCTTGGAGAACCAGGTTTTTATGTGGTGTGATGACTGTgcaccttgtgtgtgtgtgtgtgtgtgtgtgtgtattagtgggGGCAGGGGGTGTAAATGGCGTCACCGGTACCTCAATAATGGCAGTGCTGTGCTGCTAAAGTAGGGAGGGTGGGTGTACCGCCCTGACCTAAGTGCTGATTACACAGAAGCTCAGTGTTCTCTACTATGCCTGCACACATGGTACCTATTTAGTCTGTTTAGCCATTTTAGAAAGTACACAGAAAAAAGTATGAGTTTAAGAAGTGAATGATCCAAGAATTTTCACTGAAGAAGCAAGAGTTTAGATAGATGAATAGATATATACAAACATAGAAGCCTGGTAGACTTACAAAAATGACATCATCATATTAGCAGTACTTAACACATTAGTTTTTAAGAAACAAGAAAACATCAGGCTTTGCATCTGAAAAGTATGTGTGTTTCAGTCCATCCTTCCTAAGACTATGACTCAGTGTGGAGCTGACAACTAAGCTGCTGCAGACAAAAGGATACGGACAGAATAGAAGAAAACTTACAAATCGAAATGGCAAAATCCACAGATATTCAGATAGCTCCACATCACTGACTGTGTTTGAATTACTTGGATTCGAAAAGGTCTGTCTTTTAGCACTGGGAGCCCTAATCTAAAGGACACAGTGCCTGGTGTATATTTCGGATGCATATTGTAAGCAAGACAGAGGtaactaaaatataaatatcctTCAACATTGTCCTTCGTACAGGTGAGAGTGCATCATGGCTTTCTGTATTTTGCAGAATCACACTTTCTTGTCTGTGTCCAGCTGTGTATGTGCACTGCTGACAAAGCGCGCTATCTGTGCATTTATTCGCTTGACAACTCAAGCCTTTCTCCTTCCACAGCAGTTAAGGGCACATTTTGTCCTTGcaacaaatataataataagcaACATTTCCTCCGAGGAAATGGCTCACATACACCGCAGTTTCTCCTGGCTTCCAGACCAGAGAATCACACATTACACACGAACCCTCCCCTCTACGTTTCACTCCCTTTCACTTGGCTTTGGCTTTGGCTTTGGCTTTGTGAAAAGTGCACAGTGGGCGTACTCACGTCATTCGGTCTCTACCCCCTTTCGGCACAGCCCGCCTCCTTCGCTAGGATTGGACAGTGGTTCAAAACTGTAGCTGTATAATTTCATTGGTTAGACGGtcattaaggtaaaaaaaacacCGAATACTCCAAAAGTGgtcgataataataataaaacttaaAAGGTCGGACAAAAGGATCGTTCTCATCTTCTTACAACAGGATAATTTCAAAGTTCATACATTGATCAGTTcttatttcttcttttcttgctgttattagtagtagtttaggataaatataaacaaatgtgaacCCGTGATTTATTACATAAAGCCCAGTTTCTCAGTTTGAGAAAGTATGTCTCATATGAAAATAACTGAGGCATATCTCTACAGTCCACAAAACTGGCCTTAAGTGATCTAGCTTGTCTATAAATCCTTTTTTGGAACAGCCCTCTGATAtttgtaatgatttttttttaaaagaaacaaaaatactcatatttaaacatatattaatGTTGATCAAATTTATGAATATGACCTtcttcagagaacacattttGGCACATTTCGATTCACAGTCTAACACTTTGGGGAAAAAATGATATTTTGCTGTGCCAATAAATGGAAATTTGCTTTGGCAAAATAATAATGTTCATCCTTAAATTTAGTGAGTTTATTACGAGTAAAAAATTGCATATGAATCACTTGAATACAAAGAACAACATAAAGAAGACGGAggaacacacaaaaagaaatataatcacattaaaagaaatacattaaaaaagaaacGTGTTATTCGCTGGTTCAGCCAATCACGGTGCGGTGGGCGTGGCTTGGATTTAATACCGGCGTAAAACAGGGGGCGGTGGATACACGCTCAAATAGCACTCAGTTACACGCACACGGAGACAtcagagagaaaggcagaaaagagaaagagagagagcacaaagaGGAGAGCTGAGGGTGATTCACGCTTCTTCAGTGAGAGCAGGTTTCAGAGCTCGGCATTCTCAGCGGAGACCGTTTGAAGTACATCAATGTGGACGTTTAAAGCTGAGATTGAAACTTTCTTTTAGTCACTAGACATAAGTGTTAGCTGTAAGTTCGGTGGAGTGTGCACAGGTTTGCCTCTAGCTAAGTGTGAGAACCAAATTGGTCAAACTTCGAGCATAACGGACTGCGACCGCATGCTTTTCCTTCAGACGGACACGGACTCGGACTCGGACTCGGACACGCGTGGAGTGCGCACAAGGGGTAAGGACACAGTAACGTGGATAtcttttgtatttacatttacatgtggCGGCTTATTTGACAAACTGGAACATTCAGTGAGTTCAATGAACTCATTCATTTAGCATTACTCTGGCTTTGGACAGATAACCTGCACTTTTTAAATCCCTGGGAATATATCGTTTATTTTGTCTCAGTTTCAGGATTCAGACCGTGGAATTAGTTGGAAAACTAGCCTTGTTTGCTTTAACAGCTCTGTGGAGCTCTAACTGGTGAAGTATTTTGCTGGAACTGAGAGACTAAAGGGTGTTTGTGGGTTAGAGTACAGAATGCAACCCGTCCAAAAATTAAATGCAAATATTTCAGCAGTTTTTCTAAACCTCTGCAGCAGCTTGTCCTTTGAGATTGAGATCGATGTTCAAATGGTGTAACGTTTCCCATAAACCTGTGCACTGATCTCCACGGATTTAAAGGGGAATTCAACtaaattctgagaatatttgcATAGATTCAGGATTGAAATGTAAACTACTTTAGATTGATTTCCTGTGAAATAGTTTACTATAGAAAATTGTTTTTTACAGTGGTGACAATAGGAACCAAGGGTCTCAATATTTATACAGTGCATACAACCATTTTTATTACTGTCTTAAATAGCCAGTTATCTACAGAACATTATCTACaggtttaatgttattttctgTAGTGAAAATGGCAGTAAAGCCCCCGAAATCATTATTGGATTTTAACAATTTTTTCAGTAAATCTCTTAActataatgtattttaaaaacaattgtaAATCCATATTTTTGGGCTGAGGCTGCGTATTTGTAAGAATTTTCATAATGGATTTCTGGGATTACAGCTTTAAGAAATATTAAACTGTTGGGACATTTGCTTCCTGACACCATTTCCTGTTTCACATCAAACTACTCAATTATTTTACAACCCAAGAATTTAATTAGGCATAGCTGTAGAAAAAATCCACGTAACTCTCCATAGTGTCTCGTATGATGGTATATAATAGAGCTTGATTATTATTATGCTCAGGTTGGCTCACCAAGTGCTGGATCCCCAGACTGTAATAATTTCATCATCTATAATATTCTGGAGTTGGTTCAAATCATTCAGTCATAGAGAGGTGTCTTCCTTGTGTAACTTGTAAACTGTACATCAACTGCACATCAACTATTATTTTTGACTCTCTTCTGGGTTCAGatcactgtttgtttgtttgtgttcctccagcatgacacacacattcaagcaTGCCATTGTCCTTAGGACAAGAAATATTTTCAGTTGTGGTGGGGATGTGTAGCAAAGATGTTTCCTGTAGCTCAACAATGGCCATCACTACTAAAGCAGTCGGTGGTCCAGTTTCTGGCCAACATCATAAGCAGTCAGGGATGTTGAAATAATGGGCCAGAAAagagaaaggggggaaaaaataaaatgctttacAATTGTTCAGACTACATGGTGAACACAATGCACTGAAAAAAGCAGATGTTTCTGGAACTGATGACAAAGGAGTAGCAAAATTCTTTTACGTAACTAATATCAGTTTGTTTAGACCCGTTTTACTGTTGCTGAATTTATATTTCATCCTTTCCATTTTTCTTTTCCGCTTAGATCGTGTGGGTAAATCTCAACAGTCAATGCTGGGAATTCTGCTGGAAAAAAGGAAGAAGGATCCCTCTTCTAAAAGCATCCATCTCTTCCATTGATATCTTACCATGTCTCTGACCTCCTTCCACTTGATGCAGACCCTTAAGAACTCCCCTGCGGCCCTACGCAGACACTTTCGACGGGATCGCACTGAGAGCCTGTCTCATGGGGACCCTATATTTAAGGTGCACTATTTGGGTACCAAGAAGATCTTTTCTCTGGACTTGGCGCAGGCAGAAGATGCTATCGACCGGCTTCTTGATGGCACACCTGGGAAGTTATCTAAAGACCATGCCCTAGTGGTCCGGCCACGTTATGTGGAAGTCAAAGAGCTGAGCACAGGGAGGCAGCTTACCAAGACCTACTTGCATGATATTGCGTACTGTGCTTCACACACAGCTCGACCCAACGTGTTCCTCTATATCTGCAGGCAGCCTGGTCAGCAGCTGCAGTGCAGGGTCTTCTGGTGTAGCCGGGTGGAAAGGGCTAAGGACATGACAGCCTGTCTGGCACATTCTTTTCAGAGGGCACTGAACGATTGGCAGAATGGATGTGCCACACTGGCACAGTCAGAAGGGGTTGCTAAGAGGGACGAAGCATTCAGCAACCCTTCAGTACCAAAAGTGTCAACGCTACCAGCCAGTCTTGGGAAAGGTGAGCATGTCAAAGAGTGATGATTTAGCATAACTTTTAAAGGTTGAAATCAGGGCAGCACATAATGTACAACATACCAGTATGATGAATatattgctgtgtgtgtgttaaaaacaCATAGACGAGTCACTGTCATATGCTTGGACATAAGGTGGCTTGATGttgttgaaaataaattaatacattgaTTTGTCCAATTTCCAACATAAGACTAGTTGTTTGTAGAAAGCCACTGCCTGCCTCATTCTATGCCTTTTCTATGCATTTGTCTGTGTTAACGTAACTTCTGGCTAGAGCATTGGCTCAAGATACTATGATGCACAGCTTTTATattgaatgattattttttatatttgtgcatTTGATAATGTCCCTGAAAATCAACTTTTAAACTATTAATATAAAGTGCAAGAACTGTCACTCCTTTGCTGTATCATAAATGACACCACTATATCAAGTTGAACCAGATTCTGAATTTTGTGAACTGTCACCTTCTACCCATATTGTCTGGAATTTTCAGTATGAGGTGTAatactttaaaattaatttatttttattcatggtATTTACTGAACTGAAATATAATATTGTTTCtctttgtatctgtgtgtacaGTCCGCTGGAGGAAGAAAGGCACGATCTCTCGCAGTCCTCTGAGAGCAATCACCAGACGGGCATCAACAAGTGACAGCTGGCACTGAATTGCCCAGGTCCCACCCTGCTGCTTGATCTTTTGACCCCTATGGGATCGTACCAACAAGAAAGCACTTTGACTTGTTTGGTGAGGTGGGAGGGCAGAGACGGACAATAACAGCTGGATTTGAAAGAGCGGACTTTACCAAACCTTTCCGCACAGGAAAGAACAGTCATGAAACTGCAGTCAGTGTTTGAGCTGATGCCAAAATTGATGTTCTTGCTCTTTCAGGCCAGAGTAACTGATGTTGGGACAGGGATAAGCTAGTGGTTTTGTGCTTgtccttttttatttcatttgccATCCTTTTTATTTAATGGCTATTTTGTTTGAGCTTAAGTCCACACTTTGGGACCGTCAAGCCTCAAGTAATGTCATGCTGGCAAAGAATATTCCCAAAGTCAACTAAAACCCACCTAACCAGTTGCTGACCGTAAGCCATTTTTTTaatggtgtttatttattttttcccataTCCTCTGTTCTAAGTACTTTGGGTATGTTTGTAAAGTGGGTGAGGGTGACTGACAAGGAGTGATACAGTAAACATGCCTATGGCTTTATTGGAAATGTCGTGGCGGAGGTTTATATGGGAACTTTAGCAGTTACAATGGCATAAACAGAAGTTTTCTAATTCTTGATTCAAAGTAGATTATCACCTTGAAGCACAATTATAAACGTTAAAAGTTAGACGTTCCATGTATTTTTGCCCATGTAGTAGTTTTAGTTGTTTAAGGCATTGCTACTATTCTAACAAGTAAATTACCATTTAAATATGATCTTTCACTATAAAAGCAAATGGGTTATGTTAGAAGCAAATAAACTACCACATAAAacaactatatatttattttccaaaGATTGTATTGTCTCAGAGAAACCCAGGCAATAAACTGTGACATTAAGTGTTGTTTTCTGAAACAATCTTTAACTGACTGGACATTCTGCATTATTATGTCTGTTCTGTAAGGAAGCAGTGTGCCCAGTGTAGTTTGGAATTCTTGTTGTGCACTTGCATTCCAATAGAGCCAGTCTGGCTTCCTTTGTCCCTCCCCTCCTCCCATCTTTGTCTGCCTTCATAACTCTGCAAACATTTTGAACCAAAACACTCCCTTCAGTGTTtctcttttcctcattttgcaggTTCATACTAAGCTGGTGTCTTTTTCAAATCATGAGATCAAATTGCTGATTATGCTTACAGATGCAGAGATGGTTACTGTCACATTGTgaatgagggggggggggggggggggactcaATGCAGGGTTTTTGCAGTCTCAGCCCCAGAAATCTCATTCAGTTCAGTCTTGCTATTTTCCTTATTCCAAGTGGCCATAGCTGCATGTTTCTGTAGCTTATAGTGCCTGGCccaaatgttccagcatctggtATTTGTTGGACATTTTATCCTTGCTGGTTTTAATCTAATGCGTATTAAAGTTTAACCTGTGTTACAAAGATTCCAGACCTGTCTTCAGGATCTGTATGTCTGCTCAAAAGTTTTTAATGTATAATGAATgtgcatgttttatttgttatatatgcatatttaaatatgtatcttattaaaattttaaactTTTATATGGAAATATTGTCTTTTCTTGTATAATTGCTCACTCTATAACTACTCAATTAAAACCACAGAAGGGAAACTTTGTTTTCAAAGGGCTTGGgttgctgtaaaaaaaaaaaaaactgatttctCAGCTGCCCCTAAATTGACATGACGCTGAGCCTGGCATTTAAGCAAAGGGACACACCTTACAACCTTGTAAGATACCAAATTGTCCACATTCATAGCCAGATGTCATGCAGATCTACCCTCATCTTACATCATTGTTCCTAAACTCTCATTATTGCTGAGAAAATGAACTGGACATGGAGCACAGggtttcatttatatatttcacatgAAAACAATTTGTATCCAGATACTGGATACAGAAGATGCCAAGAGTAAACAAGTTGTCTTAATTGGATGATGACTTAATCATCACCATGACACAGAAGTTGATAAATATCACTGAtccaataatttacaaatattttgtcTATTATTGGTTAATATTAAATTGCAAGTCTAAACAGCAAAAGACCAGACTCAAAGTTAACAAAATGTTCTATAGCAGCGGTACTCAATAGGCAGACTCTGGTTTGGAACTAAATCAAATTTATTATCGATAAACTGTAATGCACCCAAAAGAGGAAAAACCCACAATCCATCTAAacttttctccatttttttctTGTGGCATAAAAACAGCTTGTAAAACAGGTTCCATGATATCAGTAATATCAGCAGCCAATTAGTTTGTTGACTTTTGCTCATCAAAAGCTGCTAAACAAATAaagatagtttttttttattacatacaAAAAGTAAAATGGTATCTTCAAAAATTTTTCAGTATTCAGTACACTGATAACTGCATATTTAAAGATGAACGGAGTGGAAAAAAAGTTGTCttatttataaatgaaaataagtgGACATTTGGTGGAATCGCATATTCATATTACTTCAAGTTATCCctgttattttataatatttagaaTAACTGTGCAATGCCTCCggactgtgggtgtgtttttgggtGTGGATGTTCTGCTACTGCTTTCAGTTCCTGTTTCTGGATGGCTGCTACTACTTTTTTCTTTGCAAAGAGCTTGTTGCTATCTCCAGACTGGACCCTGTGGTAGGCTTGAAAGTGTGATAGAGTTCACTGGTCTTCTGAAGAGTCCAGTACTGTGGGGCTCCTGCTCTTCAGCCTGCGGAGCCTCTGGAGTTCAGCAAGACTCTGAAAATGGAGTTGTCTCAAGGGTTTAATCTCTTTCACAACTAGAAAGAAGGGAGATGACAACAAAATTAATATCCAGACTAGTAGCATCATCTTAAGGTTTCACAGCACCTACATTTAAAAAGCATCATCAAACTGCAGATTTCTAAATGATACACTAATTTAAGATTAAGCACATCATTgatttcaaatcaaataaaatcactggggataaaaacatggaataaaacaaTTCTAAAACTAGAACCataatttctgtttttttacataattaGAAAAACAATTCTACcttttaaactgagagaatttTATTGGTGAATGAATATAGGGATGGTAAAATTTACTTGTAAAAttattgcattttattaaaaaggcAATGTCAAGTCACCATTTACAGGCTAAAGTTTATAAAACTATATTGCCAAGAGATTTCTCCTTCTCTTACTTAATTTAATTTCAGGAAGAAAACAGTTAACATGTCCAGCTTATATTTTTGGTCACTGCTCCCTTTACATTAGAACTCAGCTCTCAGGTTCAGTTCAAGGAATTCCTGGCTGCACCCACCCATGTCGTAGAAGGGTTCCACTGGACTTCCCTGAACTACAATCATCTCTAGGAAATTAAGAAGGGCCCCAGTGACTAGGAAGCGTTCTGGGAGATGAAGAGTTTGGAGGTAGCGCATGTCCAGAGAGAAAGGATTATCTGGAGGTGGCATGGTGCATAGACCCACCAACTCATTCACAACATCCCACACCTGTGTTCCTGCAAGGGACATAGATGAAGAACAGTTTGGCATCATAAGGTGGTAGAGGTTTCTGGCAGACTGAAGTCCCTTATTAGAGGCAAAGCAGATGAAGAAAAGTCAAAtaatgtatattcattcattcattaattatctgtaactgcttatccagttaagggtcgcggtgggtctggagcctaccctgaatcactgggtgcaaggcagaaacacaccctggagggagcgccagtccttcaccgggcaacacacactcgctcacacctacggacacttttgagttaccaatccacctaccaatgtgtgttttttggatcgtgggaggaaaccggagcacccaaaggaaagccacgcggacacagagagaacacaacaaactcctcacagacagtcacccggagcgggaatcgaacccacaaccttcaggtccctggaactgtgtgactgcgacactaccggtTGCGCAcaccttaaataatgtatatatattttttaatttttcctttGATGTTCACGTACAATGTCCAGTTTATATGCCAACACATAAGtataagtgtgtttgtgtgttgccctctgataGACTGGTGCACCATCcattgtgtgttcctgccttgcactctgGTTCTGGGAAGGCTCTGGGCCAaatgcaaccctgaacaggatagtGGTTACAGgaatataattaatgaatgaatttttcagTGCCTCTTAATATTAAACAATCCGTTTTTTGGTTCTGTGCTTCTATGGCcatgttctgattggctgcttatGTGCCTTGCATAAAaagcattcatttattcattcattgtctgtaactgctttttccatttcagggttgtggtgggtctgcaCCCTATCTgcaatcactgggagcaaggcgcATAAAAAGCACTCCAGTTGTCAACACCAATTTTTACTTTTAAGGGAAGGTGGGGCTGAAGTACTCTAACCATAATAGacagatgtaatttatttattaattgtgacatcacaaatacaATGAATTCATTGAAAATGTTATGGTTTTGAAATGTTAATAAATCAAGGGATGGAAGTATTGTTCTATTAATATACAAGCAAGATATTTGTTACCAACCTTGAGAAGTTAAAACCCAGTCTGTGATGGACTTGAGCTTCATTGGTGTGTCTTTAACCAGCGAATCAGTGCCTCCAATATTAACCAGTCGCTCATGATTGGATCGTATCCATGCATATGGTCGGCCATATTTAGCATAACCAGCCAACAGGAAAAGGGTGCAGTTAATTTCCTGTATTTAAACACATAATGGAAATTCATAGGGCAGTGCTGATTATTACAGAATTATTCCTTCAAATACTTGAACTGGGAAAAGTTAGTAAGGGAAATGTAAAAACGCACAGGCACTGCAATCTCCTTCTCACTGGGTGATGCTGGGAGAAGATGTGAATCACTACTCCTACAGACAATAGCAGAGATTTTTGATGAGTGTACAGAGTTGTGCTGAGTACAGTTCCACAATTATAGCAGCTTTATTTCTCCACCTGTTAGGCTGTTGTGGAGGAAACTTTGGAGGCTGAGGTCTGGGTTGAGAAATTTCTCCAGGTAAAGGAGAACTGTCATAGTCACTATCCAGACTGTAGCTGCTGCTACATGTCGAACTGGTTAAGCAGGAGGCAACTGAGACTGGAAAGCCAGGAGAACGCCATCCCTATGGAATGGAACATGTAGTCACAGcagtaaaacatttataaagaaTGACCTAAACTGGCCCATATCTTGCATTTCTTCTTATGCTGAAGCCCTTTaactgaacaacaacaaaccctGCAGAGCCTCCcgatattgtaaaaaaaattataataataaaacctcCATTAAGGTGCATTGtcaacaaattaaatataaaaacaaacataaaaaataaataggaGGTTAATCAAGCCATCTTAGTGTAAGTGAGAAGAGTAAAAGTATGTAAatgattaattttaataatctcAGTGATAATACATTTGTCTGTATATCTTTAATATGAAGgggtttttatatttacattatgacAGACCACTGTTCAGCATCTTTGGTGTTAAACCCAAATCAGTTACTGCTGATTTATGTCAACAGAGACTGAAAGACACCCACCAAATCCTCATTGACAACAGTGAGCAGTAGTTCCTCTTTCCCCCTGAGCCATGGTTGAAAATATCTGAAACCCTGTAAACAGAACAGGTGACACGCAGCAGGTTGAGATGATCAGAACCCGTGTCTGATATATGACTGTTCAAATCAGTTCCCCCCTCCCACCCACCACACAATCAAGTACACTAGCACACATCCAACCTGTAGAGATCCTAGTATTGCAAGATCAGCCAGGAATTGCTGCAGTCTTTTCTTctgatctctctctgtg belongs to Hoplias malabaricus isolate fHopMal1 chromosome 9, fHopMal1.hap1, whole genome shotgun sequence and includes:
- the si:dkey-19b23.8 gene encoding uncharacterized protein si:dkey-19b23.8 gives rise to the protein MSLTSFHLMQTLKNSPAALRRHFRRDRTESLSHGDPIFKVHYLGTKKIFSLDLAQAEDAIDRLLDGTPGKLSKDHALVVRPRYVEVKELSTGRQLTKTYLHDIAYCASHTARPNVFLYICRQPGQQLQCRVFWCSRVERAKDMTACLAHSFQRALNDWQNGCATLAQSEGVAKRDEAFSNPSVPKVSTLPASLGKVRWRKKGTISRSPLRAITRRASTSDSWH
- the si:dkey-19b23.7 gene encoding uncharacterized protein si:dkey-19b23.7 isoform X2, whose amino-acid sequence is MSKSGWRSPGFPVSVASCLTSSTCSSSYSLDSDYDSSPLPGEISQPRPQPPKFPPQQPNRSSDSHLLPASPSEKEIAVPEINCTLFLLAGYAKYGRPYAWIRSNHERLVNIGGTDSLVKDTPMKLKSITDWVLTSQGTQVWDVVNELVGLCTMPPPDNPFSLDMRYLQTLHLPERFLVTGALLNFLEMIVVQGSPVEPFYDMVVKEIKPLRQLHFQSLAELQRLRRLKSRSPTVLDSSEDQ
- the si:dkey-19b23.7 gene encoding uncharacterized protein si:dkey-19b23.7 isoform X1, which codes for MSKSNTERDQKKRLQQFLADLAILGSLQGFRYFQPWLRGKEELLLTVVNEDLGWRSPGFPVSVASCLTSSTCSSSYSLDSDYDSSPLPGEISQPRPQPPKFPPQQPNRSSDSHLLPASPSEKEIAVPEINCTLFLLAGYAKYGRPYAWIRSNHERLVNIGGTDSLVKDTPMKLKSITDWVLTSQGTQVWDVVNELVGLCTMPPPDNPFSLDMRYLQTLHLPERFLVTGALLNFLEMIVVQGSPVEPFYDMVVKEIKPLRQLHFQSLAELQRLRRLKSRSPTVLDSSEDQ